AACCCGAATAACCCCACCCCGACGCCCCAACCGGCGATCGTTTCTATCTCGCACACGATTGACAGCAACGGCAAACCGGTGGTCAATACCGTCACGCAGAACGTCACGACGAGCGTGGAAGTGGCCCTGGTGCAGATCAACGGGGGCGGCTGGAACCAAACCGGCTTCGGAGCCGCTGCCGGCGTCAACGGCAGCAAAACCAATTACCAGCGGGCCTACACCCAGGCCGCGCCGGCCGGCTCCTACCGCTACGATGTCAAGATCACCGGTACCGACATCGTGCAGTCCGGAACATTTACGATTGGAGCCACCGCCACGGATTACTTCATGCAAATCGACTGGAGTAACGGCGGGGTGGGCTACCTCAACATTCGCGCCCAGGTGGTCACCCAGACCGGGGTCGAGCTGAAGTGGGCCAACGAAGAGAACTGGCGCACGCTCAACTATTTTGAGAATGCCAGCAAGCCCCTGCCGGGGGCCAAGGTGTACGTGCTGGGGGATTACATCCCCGTCGCCACCAGCGAGCGCACGCTGCAGTTCCGCAAAACGGGCACCACCCAGGTGATCAACGTGACCGTTCCGGCCGGAACGGCGACCGATGATGGCCAGTGGCATTCGATCTGGTCGCAGGCCAGCCTTTTGCAGCGCCTGGGCTACACCTACGATCCCAACAACGATTCGATGTATTTGTACGTCGAGCCGAAGGCGGGTAAAACGCTCCAGGTGCTGCTCGAAGCCGACAACCTGCACCTGATCCCTTCGGAAAACGGCGTCAACTACGGCGAGATCCTGCCCAACCGCGACTCGGGCATCTGGAAAACCGGGGTCTGGTACGATCTGATTGGCGACAGCAGCCAGGTGGGTTACAGCTTCCGCCGGCGGTTCGAGAGGGGGTCCGGCTCGGGTGTGGCCGAGGTGGCCCACAAATTAAAAGTCCGGGAGAAAAACACCGAGTCGCCGGTGCAGACGATCATCTTCACCCCCGAATCGTCCCAGGACAGCGTCAAGGTGCTGCCGATCGCCGGAAGCACGGAACAAGACGGCGGGACGACGACCCCCACGCCGGTCGTTGGGACCAAAATCATGGTGCTCGGCGATTCGATCACGACCGATTCGCGCTGGCGAATTGCCTTAAGCCAGGGCCTGACAGCCGCCGGCCAGGCCGTAACGTTCGTGGGCAGCCAGGGAGCGGGTAACGCGGCCGATCCGCGTCACGAAGGCCACCCGGGCTACAAAATCAGTCAGATTACGGACGGGGTGGCCGGCTGGATCAACGCGGCCAATCCGGACATGATCCTGCTGATGATCGGGACCAACAACGTCAACGATGGGGGCTACAACATGGCCAATGTGGCGCAGGATCTGGGAGCGCTGCTCGATAAGATTTACGCCACCAAGTCCAACGTGAAGTTATTGGTCTCCAACGTGCCGCCCCGGGACGAGTTTTTCGCCCAGCAGCGCGTCAACACGCTCAACGAGCAGATCCCGGCGGTCGTGGCTTCCCGGAAGGCCCACGGCCGGTACCTGGAGTATGTGGGTGCAGCCTCTTCGCTGACGACGGCCGACCTGTCGGATAAAACCCACCTGAACGATTCGGGCAACGCCAAGCTGGGAGCCGCCTGGTCGCAGGGTATCCAGGTGCTCAGCGCCGGAACCCCCACCACCAGCCCCAACGCCTCGGCCCGGCTGGCTCCGGTGCGGGACGTGTACGCGGTGTATCACTACGTGAGCTACGAGGGGGAAATGACCGAGCGCAAGCAGCAGCTCTCGATCGGTTTTGATGAGGGCCTGCTGACGGGGGTTAAGCTGACGCTCACCTACGCGACGTGGAAAAACCCGGCCAGCCGGGCGGCTTTCATCAACCTGTACACCTGGATTACGGTCGTCAAGCGCAAAAAATGCGCGATTCATTTCGACATGAAGTTCGAAAAGAATCACCCGATGCCGGCCAGCGTGGGCGAGTCCACTTCGGAGCTGTACACCAACGGCAACTCCACCGAGCAGTATTATTTCACGCCGTCGTTTAGTCAAAATGACGGATTTACCGCCTGGCGGCTTAACGGCGACACCACCAACTGGAACCCCAACACGCCCAAGCGCATCCTCTACGACGAGCTGGTGGTTCCCGCCATCCAGGTGCTGGAGGCCATTGCGCCGATCTGGTTTTTAGCCCAGGGCAGAACGCACACCGGCGAGGGCGGCTACAACAGCCGGGTAGATTCACTGTCGGATGCCAAATTCGGCGGCAACGAAGATTCGGAAAAAGCGGCCTTCAAAGCCTGGCTGTACGTTTTGGGCGGAGGAACCATCCAGGGCGTCCGCAACCTGCTGGGCAACCAGTCGCTGACCGATGCCGACCTGACTTTCCTCGTCCCCAGTCGGGGCAGTTGGGACGCCTTCTGGAGCACGCTCAAAGGCGGTGGCCTGCGCCAGGCGTGGTTTGAGTTTAGAAGCCGGCGCGTCGAGCAGGACCAGAAAATGTTCGAATGGTACTGTAGATCGACCAACCCCAACATTCCTGTCGCCTTCGAGGCCGGCACGTTTGCGGGTAACCAGGCGAATATCAACGGCACCACCGAGACGCTGACCATCGCTTCAACGGCTGACATCGTCAAGGAAAACCCCACCTGGTCGGATAACTGGGGCCTGAAAGCGGACGTCGGACGCGGCCTAAAAATCCGGTTTACGGGCGATGCGGACGGTTCGTTGTGGGACGATATCCTGCAGCTCTGGCGTCGGGGTTACGGCATTCCGGGCAGTCTCTCGCACAACGACATCGCCATGATGATGCTGCAGCTGCTGCAGGGCAATGGCTACGTGGGCGTGTTTGGGGACATCAACCTGTTTTATCCCGCCCTGCGCATTCTCAAAGCCCGGGGCATCATCGGGTCGGATTTCGTCACGATTTACAACACATCGACGATCACGTATTCATCCGAAGAATACCGCGACCCCTACTCCTACAAAAACCTCAACGCCTGGAAAGCCCCAGGTACCAACTGTGTCCAAGTCAATTCTCCCTGGCCCCTAGCCGCTTAGAAAATGTTTTCAGCACCTAACATCCTCGAATATGACGGAAACCGCCTGGCTCAGTACGAGTTCAGTGCGCGTTTCCGGTTCCGGAACAAAATCACCGGCGAGCCGATCAACGTTTCGGCCTGGGGACTGCAGCTCCGGGCGACCTCGGAATCCGGCTCCCCTTCCTTCTCCTACCTCATGGCCACGATGCTGCAGTCGACCGGCCCGGGCACCAACGACGAGCTGATCTGCCTGGCGCAAACCCCGCGCCTGGCGGGTCTGACCGATGGCTCCGACGCCGACAACCGCACCTTCATTCTGTGGCTCAGCCGGGCCGGGTCGGTGGGCCGCAAACTGCTCGCCCGGGTGCGGATGAACATCGACCCCACGCCGGACGGTGATGTCTACCGAAACGGCCCGCTGGACCCCGAAGTCTTCGTCCTGGAGATCGATCTGGGCACGGGCGAATACCAGGGCCAGCTCGCCGACCCCACGGCCATTTACGACGGTCTGTATCAGATGGTCACCGGCCGGCAGAAAACCGACCAGGCCACGGATTTCAACCAGATGGCGAACCTGCCCAACCCGATGGAATCGGTCCTCTTCACCATCGCCGAACCCACGGTCATTGATGGCGAAACCTTCCTCCCCGGCCGCTACTGGAAAAATTCTGACGGGACCATCGACCGTGCCCTCACCGAACGCGTGTACCCTAATAACCAAGCATGAAAAAGCTCCTTTTAATTTTCTCCGTGCTGGCGGCAACGCTCACCGCCAGTGCTCAGTCCACCATCCGGAAGGGTGTCAACTCCCCGCCCCTGGCGGCCCCCAAAAACGACACGACCATCCGCGAGATGGTTTACGAGGTCAACCCCACCGACCCCACCAAATCGGGTCTGCACCTGATCCGCAAGGGCAAACCCAACCAGCAGGTTTCGATTGCCCCCCAGGGCATGCCGGCGCTGCTGACGGATATCTTAAAAACAAAGCTGCCGATTTTCGTCAGCGACTTCGGCGGTGGCCCGGGCCGGACGGGTGCCCAGAACAAAGCGGCCCTGATTGCTGCGGCTGCCCGCTCCAAGGTGGTCGGATCGAAAGTCGTTATTCTGCCCATCGGCCGCATGCCGGTCGATAACTGGGACATGGCCGGGGGCGTCAGCGTCGACTCGGTGGAATTCCGGGGCTGGGGCCAGGGCAAAACTGTCCTCTTGCAAACGGCCGCGACCACCGGCGACGCCATTTTCAACCTCAAGCAGGTGCGGGGCGTGACGATCCGCGAGATGACCCTCGACGGGACGGCTGGTAACAAGCCTACGGGTTTGATCCGGATCAACGGTTCGGGCAACCTGGTGGAGCGCGTCGAGCTGGTGAACGGGAACTCCTTCTCCTATACGGTATCCGGCCGGTATAGCAACGGGGTGACCTTTGTGCCCGGTTTGACCCAGCACAACCAGGGCCGGCACTTAACGGTGCGGGGCCAGAAGTATTACCACTCGACGGGTGGAAATGGGGCCGTTTTAGCGGCTGACTCGGCGGTGTATACGACCATCGACGACGTGCTGGTGGAGGACTGTTTCTTAGGCGAAACGGGCGATTATTTCGGCGTTGACCACGCGGTGTTCACCACGCTAAAAAACATCAAAGCCATCCGCAACGGGGCGGTGAAAAACTCCGGCTCGGGTCTGCACCTGGAAGGCGGGGAGGCTTACGACAATATGTACACCACGGTCGAAAACTTCCTGGCGGTGGGCCATACGATCGGCGTCAGCGTCTCGGAAAACAGCCGTCTGACGATGGTCGGCCAGAACACAATCCGGGATAGCCGCCAGGCGATCCGGGCCTACTCGGTGTACCGGCCGTCGTTTGAAAACATCGACATTATCAACTGCGGTGCGCCTGATCTGATGTCGAGTTTGACCGATGGGGTGGTGTTAAACTCTAAATCCGGGCGGTACAAAAACCTGCGGTTTATCGGCACCCAGGCGAACCTGGCCTTCAGCAACTACAACGGCGATCCCACCCAGTCGGTCTCTGAGCCGGTCGAGCTGATCGACTGCGTATTTGACCGGAAGGTTTCGGCCTCTTCGACGAACGTCGGCTCCTACTTTATGAACCTGGAGCGCTGCCGGCTGGATAACACGAGCCTCGAATGGTACAACAACGTGGGCCTGCGCCTGACGGCCACCAACTGTTTCTTCAACAACTCGGTGGCGGTGGGTGCCCGGACGATGTACGCCCGTTTCTCTGGCGGTGCGTTCTACACGACCGACAACACTAAAAACGCCATTACGCTGAACCTGGACAACTTCAACACCAGCATCGACAACATGCGGGTGGAGGGGTATAACGCCATCGGTGACCCCGGCAAATTGACCATCGGCTACGGCATGAAGCCGGTGGGCCTGACGGTGATGCCTGCCCTACCCGAGACGGGCTACCTCAACGGGCTGAACGGCAAGCTGGACCGCACCGGCGGCACCATGACGGGCAACCTGGTGGTGACCAACCCGGGCGCGGATGTCTACGTGCTGGCCGACCGCTTCCGCACGGCAAACGGTCTTTCCATCCAGGGCCAGGGTGGCCTGGCCGGCTACGGCTACCGCTCGGAGAGCCGGGAGATCCGGGATAACTCCAGCCTGGCCGGAACAATCACCCCGTTCAGTGTTAACCACTCGTTTCAGCCGCCCACCTTCTCGGCGACCAACCCGGGCCAGGTGATTGACAAGGCGATCAACTTCTTTATCGGGGGAGCGCCCTCACCGGGCAACAACGTGACGTTTAACAACGCCTACGCGCTGTACGTCCTGTTAGGAAAGTCGTACCTAGGCGGTACCGTTGATTTTGCCAATATCCCCACCGTGAACGGCGTACCCATCACCTCGTCCGGCGGTTCGGGCACGGTCGTTTCTGGCAACGCCTCCGACCTGGTTACGGGGAAGGTCAACGACGGCCTGCTGACGGATAACGTCGTGCTGAAAAACCAGCCGGCCAACATCACCAACCTGTACAACTTCGGAATGCAGCCCACCATCAACGGCGTGGGCGTGCTCTCCGGAGCGGCCGGTACCGCAACTCAGTACCGCAAAGCTGATGGCACGGTGGGCACCTTCCTGGTCGATGTGCGGGGCGGTATTTCGGCCACCGGCGACGGGTTGGGTTTCAACTCGGGCAATGGTCAGTTTTCGCTCAGCTTCGACACGGCCCCCACCGCCAGCAGCACCAAGCTGCTCCGGTCGGGTACCCTGTTTAACGCCTTTGCGGCTAAACTCGATGCGGCCGCTGCTTCACCGTTTGCCCTGAGCCTGATGGATGACGCCAACGCGGCCCAAGCCCGGGCGACGCTGGGCGTGGGAACGGGGTCAACCTTGAACAAAGCCTCCACGCTCGCCGATACGCTGGCCACCAATCTGCTCGACGCTCAGCAAACGAACCGGCTGATCGACGACAAGATTGCCAAAATGCCCCTGGACATGGAGCTGTACCTGGATTCGGCCCAGTTTGAAGGCAATATCTTTCAGCAGAATAACGCCCCCCGGATTAAGGAGTCGTTTTTAACCAAGCTGAAGCAATCGATTTTAACCTCGGTGGAGTCGCTTCTCAATGCGATGAAGCCCGTCGCCCGGCGGCCGGAGCACATCCAGATCCAGCGGGACTATTACGGCAGCCCCAAGATTGCCGAGAACATTCCGCACTACCTGCTCAACGCCGGCACGGCGATCCGCTCGGACACGATTTACTTCGCCCTGCTGCCGATCACCAAAGTCGATACGGCCGATGGTATGGGTACCTACCTCAGCCAGGTGGGTAACTTCCAAACCTTGAGCGGCCGGGAAAACCGGGGAGCCCTGTTCAAATTCAGCGCCGATCGGACGACCCTGACCCGGGTAGCCCAGACGGATACGGCCGCGGCCATGTTCCGGGGCGGAACGACAGAGTATCGAAAAACGGCGTTTCAGTCGCGCACGATCCTGCAACCGGGCCTCTATGCAGTGGCGGTTCTGCACTCCTACACCGGCACGGTCTCCTCGGGAAACCGGGCGCAGTTCCGCGTCATAACGGCCGGTACCGCCGCCACCAACCGGGTCGATGCCCTGGGCATGTCCCTGTTTTATACCAAGCCCGGTACCTCGATTGCCGCTTCTTACACACTCAGCGAATTGGTCGCTGATCCCACCCGGTGGAATAGTTCGCTCTATCTAAGCCCCAACCCGTAACGATGAGAAAGTTTCTTTTGCTTTTAGGGCTGCTTTATACGCAGCTTTCGGTTGCCCAGATCGGGTATAAAATGACTGGCGCTATCAAACAAGGCCAGCGTAATGTGACCATTGTCAGCGGCCCGGGCAGTGCGACCGTCGTCGGTGACTTCGATGCGTCGCTGCCCGGAACGATTAACCAGGCCAACACCAGCGTGGCCGGGGAGCTGCCGGTTTCCAACGGTCAGAACGGTCTGCACATTTTCGACTACACGAAAGTGGCTAAGCCCGGCGAGTTTGTGCACATCCACGGCCAGTTTGACACGACGGCCACCGCGCACTTCTACGTGAACGGGGGCACCCGGTTTTCCCAGTTGCTGCCGCCGGTGGGCTACGTAAAAAATAAAAACAACCTGACCGTCCAGATCCCGGTCATGACGCCCCTGGGCGAGTACAAGCTGTTTATAAAGGACGGCTCGGGCCGCTCGGAATTCGTGTGCATCAACCAGGCGGAGGGCTGGGGCATGGACTCCAAGGTGATTTACGCCGGCACCAAGTTTATGATCACCGGCGACAACCTGACGCTGGGTGACCGGCGGCCGACGCTCCGGCTTCGGGACGTGGTTTCGGGCAGCTACCTGCCCGCTACGTTTGTTGCGGCCCGGTCGAACCGCGCGGCCACCAACTGGAAAATGCCGCTGGGCGTCACGGTTGGCCGGACGTATGAGCTGTGGGTCAGCAATGGCTACAGTGCCGAAACGAAAATGGCGCAAACCGTTAGTGCTGTCACGGCTCCGGCGAGGGACTATTTCGACATCGGAACCGGCTGGGCGGCTTATTTCCCCAAATCGCTCTACGACAACGTCTATAACCTGAAAACCGACAGCCGACTAACGACGAAAGCGACGGGTGACGGGGTTGCCAACGAACGCTCGGCCTTCCTGGAAGCGATGGCCGATGGGGCGGCTGATGGGGGCGCGGTGCTTGACTTAGGGGAAGGGACCTTCAATTTGACCACCTCCAGCTCAAACATAAACCTGAACGTACCCGATGGGATTGTCTTTCGGGGCGCGGGCCGGGGCCGAACCACGATCCTCTACAGCGCGGCCAGCGCCACCCAGTATTTTCTCTCCATTGCGAGTGGGGACGCCCGGGTGGGCTTTGTGGGCATCACCTTTAAAAACACCGACACCGGGGCCAGTGACCTGACGTTCTCCGACATCGAGGGCGACAACATCTTTTTTAATGACTGTGATATTCAGCTCGGCCTGGGCCGGACGATGGAAGTCAACGGCGCGGAGCACTTTGCGTTTATCCGCTCGCGGGTGGGCCAGAGTGGATCGAACGGTATACGCGGCCCCTTCCGGCTGTTTGAAACTTCCAAAGCCGTTGTGCGGGATTCCGAGATTCCCGTCACCCAGAGCTGGAGCACCTACAACTGCCGGGAGCTGTTTATCTATCGCAATGTGGTAATGCGGGACATCGCCAAGCCGAAGATCGACAACGTTATTTACCACTCGCTGACGCTGGATTTCTGCTGGAATAGCTACATCGGCGAGAACGAATTTCCGATGATCAACGGGCCGAGCCGGAAATCGGATGGATCACTGTTTCAGGACGACGGCGAAACGATCATCTGCGAGGCCGGCGGGGCCAAATATCCCAACGGGGACACCGGTACCATCACCAGCGCCACCGCCACGGTGCTGACGGTCAATTCCCGCTCGGGAGCCACTTCGTTTACGACTGACGTTACGGAGGACACCTGGCTGCAAATCACCTACGGCAAGGGGGAAGGGCAATTGGTGCGGGCCGTTTCCCGAACCGCCAATACCATTACGCTGGCCGAACCGCTGAAAGTGATTCCCGATGGTACTTCGGGCTATGCGACCTTGCCGCTGGGATTGAAAAATGTGAATTTTTACAACAACAACTTTTCCAACCAGCAGCGGGCGTACTTCATCTATTTTGCCCCCTACTCGAACGTAAGGATCTACGGCGGTCTGATTAAAAATTCGCAGGGTGTGGCCATTGTCCAGATCCAGCGGTATACCGACAACCTGACAACCAAGCCTAAGTACACGCCGGGCCGGAACCTGGTGGTCGAGGACGTGGAGGTCGACGGATCGACCGATGCGGTAAATGATGGTGTGATCGGGCTGCGCTGTAATCAGGAGAAAATTCCCGATACCTGGGGACCCCAGGCGCTGAACTCCACGTTTCGCCGGTGCAGCCTGAAAAACTCCGCGCCGACTCGCTTCGCGGAAAAAACGGCGATTGACCCGTTCCAGCCCTCGATCTACGCCCACCAGCAGTACAACCGGGCGTCCGGTGCCCATTTCAATTTCAATTCACCGGCCAAGGTAGTCCTGAACACCTCCTTTGAGAGCTGCTCGGTGCAGGACAATGTCAGCCCCTCGTTTCAACTATCCTCCGGCGTGGCCAATACGGTGATTGCCTACCCGATTTACATCAATTCTCCCGTCTACCAGGCCAGCCAGGATATCAAGCCGGATCTCTCATCGGGCGTAGGAGGCACCATTGGAAGCACCAACACCGTCGTGGTGACCGCGCCGAATAACTAATCCATGATTCAAATCCGCAACCAGCAGGGCGAATACCTTCACCTCAGCCCAGGGCAGCGCCTGACCATCGAGCAGGCGTCTACCCTGCTGATTGACGATGAGAAGACGCCCGGCTCCTTCTCCTACCCGATCCGTTTTCCCCTGGATGATCATAACCAGCGCTTTTTAGGATACGCTTACCGGCCGGACGTGCTCAACGTTAAAATGGAGCTGCCGGTGCAGGTAAACCTGCAGGGCCATTTGTACCGGCGGTGCACCATGCGCTACCGAATCAGCGATATGGTGGGCGATGGGTACCTGGTGATTGATTCGGGGGAAGTAGCCGATCGGCTGAAGAAAACCACGCTGGCCGAGCTGCTGCCGGCGGAAATGCCCTTCGGGATGAACCTGCCCTTTGTGCGTCAGGAGTTGGGCACGTGGATGCAATACTACGCCAGCCAGGCCCCGGGCCTGGAGCCGTTTACGTTCTTTCCAATCCGGGCGGACGGTTTCATGGACGACATCAAGGAGTTCAACAGCGAGAAGATGCCCGGCTACGTGCAGCGCTTTTACCTCAACAGCTTCGGCCGATCGGGCTTCCGGACGGATTCGCCAGGCAACTACGGCCTGCACGCGGTGCCCCAGTTTTACCTGGTCTACATCTTAAAGCAGATCATGGCCGGCCTGGGCTACCAACTGGAGGGCGACTGGATCGAAGATCCCGAGACCCAGCGCCTGGTGGTGATGAACAACACGGCGATGGTGGCCAACATCAAAACCGGCGCAGTGTACAAGGTTAACCCCGGGCTGTCGGTACCGGAAATGACCGCCGGCGATTTCTTAAAAGCCGTCTGCCAGCGGTTTGGCCTGATCGTGCTTTACGACGCCAACTCCAGCTGCGCCCGGATTCGCACGTTTACCAGTATTCTAAAAAGCAATATTGTCGATCTGTCCACTTACCAGCTCCAGGGCTACAGTGTGGAGGGGGCCGAGCAGCAGGGCTACAGCGTGCGGGATTTCATCGACGAAAAGGACCGCCTGTTTGCAAACACCCGCGTCACGCCCAAAATCGTGGGGACGGGCAAAACCGACGTGCAGCTCCGCGCGGGCGCTCCGAAGATGATCCGGGAGGCCAACGAGTTTATAAACGGCGGGATCTGGCGCACGCCCTACACCGGTGATCCGGGCAACCTGCTCGATATAATTTACAACGGCTCGAGTCGTTATCTCAAAGACGGCAAGCGCCCCAACCTGCCGTCCCTGCGGTTTGTCAGCTATAGAGGAATGCAGCCCGATTTTGTGGGCAACCTCTACCCCCAGGCGCTTTCGGATGGCCTGGATTCGCTGCTGGCCCGGGTGGGTCCGGCGACGGAATTCGATGGGCAGTTCGGCCTCTGGGAGCAGCGCTTAAAGCGGTATTATTTTTTCCGCAACAATTCCCGCAAAATCACGGCAAACCTGCTGTTGCCCGTTTCTGAATTAAGCCGGCTAAAACTTGATGAGCGGGTGGGCCTGCGCCTGGAGAGTAACATCCTGGCCGGCTACCTCATCCAGAAATTAACGTTCGAAGCGGGCAGCAGCAGCCAGGTGAAAGTGCGCCTGGAGATGCAGACGCTCCCGCCACTGCCCGAGAGCACCGACTCGCTGGGCTACGTGGAGGAGGAAACCGCACTCTGGATTCGCCTGGAGATTCAGGAAGGGGCCGCGACCTCGGTCGATACCGGCAGCTCCACGACGACCCAGACCGTCGCTCAGATCGTGGTGTATTTCTTCAAGGACCGGGCCGCTACCATCCCGGCCAACGTCACCGGCCAGCCGATCAATTTCTACATCGAGACCACCTCACAGATCGGCGGCTATACCTCCAACGTCCTGACGGCCACCGTTACCGGCAACGGCTCGGCGGTCGCCTTTAAGGATGTGATCACCTACCGGCATACTACCGACAACCGCTCCGGCGAAGTGCTCGAGGACGAAACCGTCACGTATTCGCTCGAACTCGGCCCGGGTTACAATCCTTTGTCATGAATTATAGTGATCTGGACATCAACGCAAAAATTAACCTGAAAGCCGCCCTTCGGGCCTGGGCGAAGTATTCGGTTGATCACTTCCAGGACGAGCTGGATAAAAAGGTATACCGGAGTAAGGTGCTCACCCGTAAAAAAGGGGGTCGCGATAGCAAAGGGCGGTTTACCTCCGCTCCTCCCCGCCGTTCCGGAGCCCTGCGCAAATCCTGGTGGACGTCCGTCCAGGGCGACCGCGTCACCCTTCTATTTCTGCAGTACGGCCGCTACGTCGATATGGGCGTGGGCAAGGGCGTCAGTCACACGGATCGGGTGGTCAGCCGCCTGATCCGCGATGACGCCCCGGGCCGGCGCAGAAAGCCCTGGTATAGTAAACGCAAAGGCTACGAGATCCGACGCCTGCGCGAAATTCTCACCCAAATGCACGTTTCGATCCCCGTCGACGCGATCGAAAACGCCCTCACTTTCTCCGTAAACTTATCCGTCTAGCCACCTCATGGCCAACCAGAACGAACGAGCCGTTATCGACTTAGTCATTAATGGCAAACAGTCCGAAACCACCCTGAAAGAAGTAGCCACCGCGGCCGTCAATGCTCGCAAAGAGCTGAACAAAATGCGGGAAAGCGACAACCCACAGGCGTATGCCGCCAAAGTTGCCCAGGTCAAAGCCCTCAACCAGGCGATGGCCGACCACAACGAGAAGCTGCGGGCGACGCGCAAAGCCACCGACGACTGGGGGCTGAGCTGGAAAAGCATTGCCCAGGGCGTGCTCGGGGGAAATGCCCTGACGGCTGGTTTCAATATGCTGTTGTCAGTCGGTCCCAAAGTGCTCGACCAGGGCATGAAGATCAAGGACAGTTTTGCCGACATTGGCAAGGCCA
This Larkinella insperata DNA region includes the following protein-coding sequences:
- a CDS encoding putative Ig domain-containing protein, producing MNKKVIITKPTGNWLFGFRADGADRSSSKTRTVDGDGLPFEEFKEYTLYQWRPDDPVSQVFNQRTFTFRSTDNGSCCKSMPCTSLEGYYTSLGWYTKNMPIASSPEDYTHHVVGKIQNGVFMPMALPKELLQGSTGGGQLPIPPSIGVPPLTFTVGVPFSYTLLPWTGASEYEVKDLPAGFSFNASTRVISGTGTTSGQYNVVVVGISPAGLRNSITTSMTGQEAPVSTYFDEVSFTRDGSSLVWTFKGEAGLEGAKIKMGLQGSGFDNAAYVDLVKVAEKTYQYTYLNVSDGDYFARVQVGEGFRQGGFVLDQPGQKGRIYPGQTNLLTEAGTTIVASSGSGLVSINDLVLDNEFSMPSSAQPVIRANFTRARVKMAYIYTNYPADFANAWVIVGDNLAAAGGDLQTNLNRSGVKKVQIGANLTSPIAIDLGDHFGSSAVLQAPDTRALRLSEWQLVGDRPAENHPPVIATIPDIVRTEGQSLDYVLKNFVSDVDGDAFTLKLTMAGGTGLPAWLTFDGTSLKATALPWEGGSLVTLYEYNLVLTATDEHGSSTSLGLKLKIQRVGTLSSLISSSAQYDFLSSEKRLVIGATVKDAGPMLVDLQGNGFVYGGSGKKVMPNGTRDDFPAGTNKLLNAKSPEGFSNVQPGEYTVIYQEFEGGPEIRRALTVPAENMGPKEIYKAADTGTPTTPTNPNNPTPTPQPAIVSISHTIDSNGKPVVNTVTQNVTTSVEVALVQINGGGWNQTGFGAAAGVNGSKTNYQRAYTQAAPAGSYRYDVKITGTDIVQSGTFTIGATATDYFMQIDWSNGGVGYLNIRAQVVTQTGVELKWANEENWRTLNYFENASKPLPGAKVYVLGDYIPVATSERTLQFRKTGTTQVINVTVPAGTATDDGQWHSIWSQASLLQRLGYTYDPNNDSMYLYVEPKAGKTLQVLLEADNLHLIPSENGVNYGEILPNRDSGIWKTGVWYDLIGDSSQVGYSFRRRFERGSGSGVAEVAHKLKVREKNTESPVQTIIFTPESSQDSVKVLPIAGSTEQDGGTTTPTPVVGTKIMVLGDSITTDSRWRIALSQGLTAAGQAVTFVGSQGAGNAADPRHEGHPGYKISQITDGVAGWINAANPDMILLMIGTNNVNDGGYNMANVAQDLGALLDKIYATKSNVKLLVSNVPPRDEFFAQQRVNTLNEQIPAVVASRKAHGRYLEYVGAASSLTTADLSDKTHLNDSGNAKLGAAWSQGIQVLSAGTPTTSPNASARLAPVRDVYAVYHYVSYEGEMTERKQQLSIGFDEGLLTGVKLTLTYATWKNPASRAAFINLYTWITVVKRKKCAIHFDMKFEKNHPMPASVGESTSELYTNGNSTEQYYFTPSFSQNDGFTAWRLNGDTTNWNPNTPKRILYDELVVPAIQVLEAIAPIWFLAQGRTHTGEGGYNSRVDSLSDAKFGGNEDSEKAAFKAWLYVLGGGTIQGVRNLLGNQSLTDADLTFLVPSRGSWDAFWSTLKGGGLRQAWFEFRSRRVEQDQKMFEWYCRSTNPNIPVAFEAGTFAGNQANINGTTETLTIASTADIVKENPTWSDNWGLKADVGRGLKIRFTGDADGSLWDDILQLWRRGYGIPGSLSHNDIAMMMLQLLQGNGYVGVFGDINLFYPALRILKARGIIGSDFVTIYNTSTITYSSEEYRDPYSYKNLNAWKAPGTNCVQVNSPWPLAA